From one Variovorax sp. PBL-H6 genomic stretch:
- a CDS encoding LysR family transcriptional regulator, translated as MPSDVSVHALIARLKLRHLRVMVALSELGSLARVAEQFHISPAAISKTLAEVEDIAGAELFERGRRGMHPTEVGQEVIRCATFVNAQLMQMAEFLQSTREGTRGRLSIAFRTLSVQPLLAQAVCEFHEANPLVSVNVTEGAVGDLIDQITEGELDLLFAYEDPRFERSDLLSTPVVDGQRLVIVAGVHHPLLQRPNVSAGQLTQQQWLLPAWGSRLQHHLEASFHAHNLTPPTRGIRTSDVPMTLYVLRNANFLAVLPVRIAAQLVSAGVAKTLRFNLASRVEPVVVVRNAVLKPRRSAAVFLDFIMRRAIDTGVLTADSRTETSSGENGSVDGHER; from the coding sequence ATGCCCTCCGATGTCTCGGTTCACGCGCTCATCGCGCGCCTCAAGCTGCGCCACCTGCGGGTGATGGTTGCGCTCAGCGAACTCGGCAGCCTCGCGCGCGTTGCGGAGCAGTTCCACATCAGCCCGGCCGCCATCTCGAAAACACTGGCCGAGGTCGAGGACATCGCCGGCGCCGAGCTTTTCGAACGCGGCCGTCGCGGCATGCATCCGACCGAGGTGGGACAGGAGGTCATCCGTTGCGCCACCTTCGTCAATGCCCAGCTGATGCAGATGGCGGAGTTCTTGCAGTCGACCCGCGAAGGCACGCGGGGCCGGCTGAGCATCGCGTTTCGCACGCTCTCGGTGCAGCCGCTGCTCGCGCAAGCCGTGTGCGAATTCCACGAGGCGAATCCGCTCGTCAGCGTCAACGTGACCGAAGGCGCGGTCGGTGACCTGATCGACCAGATCACCGAAGGCGAACTCGACCTTCTGTTCGCTTACGAAGATCCGCGCTTCGAACGGAGCGACTTGCTGAGCACGCCCGTCGTCGACGGGCAGCGGCTGGTCATCGTCGCGGGCGTCCATCACCCCTTGCTCCAGCGCCCGAATGTCAGCGCCGGGCAGTTGACGCAGCAGCAATGGCTCCTTCCTGCATGGGGTTCGCGGCTGCAGCATCACCTGGAGGCCTCCTTCCATGCCCACAACCTGACGCCGCCGACCCGCGGCATCCGCACCAGCGACGTACCCATGACGCTTTACGTGCTGCGCAATGCGAACTTCCTCGCGGTGCTGCCGGTCCGTATCGCGGCGCAACTGGTTTCGGCGGGCGTGGCGAAGACGCTGCGCTTCAACCTCGCCAGCCGCGTCGAGCCCGTGGTCGTCGTCCGCAACGCAGTGCTGAAGCCGCGCAGATCGGCCGCGGTCTTCCTCGACTTCATCATGCGTCGGGCGATCGATACCGGGGTGCTCACGGCAGATTCGCGCACCGAGACGAGCTCTGGCGAAAACGGCAGCGTCGACGGGCATGAACGCTGA
- a CDS encoding M81 family metallopeptidase, with product MRFVVAVMRHETNTFSPIPTPLSAFSRGTGADGPAYGEAAIQACRETACAAAAFIDIARAQGGEVVMPLLANAVPSGTVTAQAFESMARTILAAVEQGCDAVMLDLHGAMVADGFPDAEGELLRRIRMAAPRVPIAVALDFHANLSAELVGHATVIAGYCTYPHTDMYETGVRAARTLMASLRGEAAPRILWRTLPMLTHMLCQAPSRQPMKDIMDRAMAAELEGEVLNASVFGGFPLADIPHVGLGIVIVADAGRMDAARRLMDELAAQAWSRRQEFVYTSEPLEHTIAHARTLQEGPVLLVDHGDNCGAGGPTDNMRVLREVLHQGLEQVIAGPFWDPQAVAKIIEAGEGREVTVDVGGKTDTPALNLEGEPLRLSGRVRCITDGRYRVTGPMFTGMQLSLGRTAVIDVRGVSVMVCEKPQEPFDTGVFTHAGLDPMAAHYVLIKSRQHFRAGFEQGAKHILMVAGPGVCSSDYTQFPFTHLRRPIYPLDEDATLDRSLSYEAPAALSA from the coding sequence ATGAGATTTGTCGTTGCCGTCATGCGGCATGAAACCAATACCTTCTCGCCGATCCCGACGCCGCTGAGCGCGTTCTCCCGAGGCACTGGCGCCGACGGCCCGGCCTATGGGGAGGCAGCGATTCAGGCTTGCAGGGAAACGGCCTGTGCCGCCGCCGCGTTCATCGATATCGCACGCGCTCAGGGCGGCGAGGTGGTGATGCCGCTGCTGGCCAACGCAGTCCCCAGCGGGACTGTGACCGCGCAGGCATTCGAGTCGATGGCCCGGACTATCCTGGCGGCGGTGGAGCAAGGCTGCGACGCCGTGATGCTGGACCTGCACGGCGCCATGGTGGCCGATGGGTTTCCCGACGCCGAAGGCGAACTCCTGCGCAGGATTCGCATGGCAGCCCCGAGGGTGCCGATCGCAGTGGCCCTGGACTTCCACGCCAATCTCAGCGCCGAGCTGGTGGGCCATGCGACAGTGATCGCGGGCTACTGCACCTATCCGCATACGGACATGTACGAGACCGGCGTTCGCGCGGCGCGCACGCTGATGGCGAGCTTGCGCGGGGAAGCGGCGCCTCGCATCCTGTGGCGCACGCTGCCGATGCTCACCCACATGCTCTGCCAGGCGCCGAGCCGGCAGCCGATGAAGGACATCATGGATCGCGCGATGGCCGCAGAGCTTGAAGGTGAAGTCCTGAATGCGTCGGTCTTCGGAGGCTTTCCGCTGGCGGACATCCCGCACGTGGGCCTCGGCATCGTGATCGTGGCAGATGCCGGACGCATGGACGCGGCACGACGCCTGATGGACGAACTGGCCGCTCAGGCCTGGTCCCGGCGCCAGGAGTTCGTCTATACCAGCGAGCCGCTGGAACACACCATCGCCCATGCAAGGACGTTGCAAGAGGGGCCGGTGCTGCTGGTCGACCACGGCGACAACTGCGGTGCCGGGGGCCCGACGGACAACATGCGTGTGCTGCGCGAGGTGCTGCATCAAGGCCTGGAGCAGGTCATCGCAGGTCCCTTCTGGGACCCGCAAGCCGTGGCGAAGATCATTGAAGCCGGCGAGGGCCGGGAGGTGACCGTGGATGTGGGTGGAAAGACCGACACGCCGGCCTTGAACCTCGAGGGCGAGCCCCTGAGGCTCAGCGGCCGCGTCCGCTGCATCACGGACGGCCGCTACCGCGTCACCGGCCCGATGTTCACGGGCATGCAGCTGAGCCTCGGACGCACCGCGGTCATCGACGTGCGCGGCGTGTCGGTCATGGTGTGCGAGAAGCCCCAGGAGCCCTTCGACACCGGCGTGTTCACGCATGCGGGGCTCGACCCGATGGCGGCGCATTACGTGCTGATCAAGTCGCGCCAGCATTTCCGCGCCGGCTTCGAGCAGGGGGCGAAGCACATCCTGATGGTCGCGGGGCCCGGGGTCTGCAGTTCCGACTACACCCAATTTCCTTTCACCCACTTGCGACGCCCCATCTACCCACTGGACGAAGATGCAACGCTCGATCGATCCCTGAGCTACGAGGCACCGGCTGCGCTGTCGGCCTGA